Proteins co-encoded in one Ruegeria sp. HKCCD4315 genomic window:
- a CDS encoding cytochrome-c peroxidase, which yields MRGQISAAVAGLWLFVPAVQAQDLGPVPTFVEPDLERVELGQLLFYDPILSGNKNISCATCHHPELGTSDGLSLGIGEGGVGLGSERKITEDNTPEQRIPRNSPGLWNLGAMQFTTFFHDGRLEADPTQPNGIRTPLGTDMRPGFQSALAAQAMFPVLSPDEMAGHYSENEVSKAVRLGLLTQEGGAWDLIAARVAAIPEYSQRFEDIAPGEEITFTAIANVIADFIAFEWRADNSLLDRAMRGEETLPASAQLGMTLFYGEAGCSSCHSGWFQTDHSFHSIAMPQIGPGKAARFENHVRDDGRLRVTGDTEDAFAFRTPSLRNVTLTAPYGHSGAYAKLEDVVRHHLDPVAALRNYSVEKAELPGFHGAEDAQAMQDPAHVEAIAASNTLAPVSLSDDDVSAILSFLSTLEDPAVRLGVPKAVPSGLPVDQ from the coding sequence ATGAGAGGTCAGATTTCGGCTGCCGTTGCCGGCCTGTGGCTATTCGTGCCTGCGGTTCAGGCACAGGACCTTGGCCCTGTTCCGACATTTGTTGAGCCGGATCTGGAACGTGTCGAGTTGGGGCAACTGCTGTTCTACGACCCCATCCTGTCGGGAAACAAAAACATCAGCTGCGCGACCTGCCATCATCCTGAACTGGGCACATCTGACGGGCTCTCGCTTGGAATTGGCGAGGGCGGCGTTGGGCTCGGGTCCGAGCGCAAGATCACTGAAGACAACACGCCCGAACAAAGAATCCCGCGAAACTCGCCGGGGTTATGGAATTTGGGCGCGATGCAGTTCACGACCTTTTTCCATGATGGGCGGTTAGAGGCTGATCCGACACAGCCAAATGGCATCCGAACACCGTTAGGAACGGATATGCGGCCCGGTTTTCAATCGGCTCTGGCCGCGCAAGCGATGTTCCCGGTGCTTTCACCCGACGAGATGGCCGGGCACTATTCCGAAAACGAGGTGAGCAAGGCCGTGCGGCTTGGCTTGTTGACCCAGGAGGGCGGGGCCTGGGACCTGATCGCGGCCCGGGTGGCGGCGATACCGGAATACTCGCAGCGATTTGAGGATATCGCGCCCGGCGAAGAGATCACCTTTACCGCCATCGCCAATGTCATCGCGGATTTCATCGCGTTTGAATGGCGAGCAGACAACAGCCTTTTAGACCGCGCGATGCGGGGTGAAGAAACTCTGCCCGCGTCAGCGCAATTGGGTATGACACTGTTTTATGGTGAGGCCGGTTGCAGCAGCTGTCATTCTGGATGGTTCCAGACGGATCACAGTTTCCATTCCATCGCCATGCCCCAGATCGGCCCCGGAAAAGCGGCCCGGTTCGAAAACCACGTGCGTGATGACGGGCGGTTGCGCGTCACGGGCGATACAGAGGATGCGTTTGCCTTTCGTACACCATCGCTACGGAACGTGACGTTGACCGCGCCTTACGGGCACAGCGGCGCTTATGCGAAGCTTGAGGATGTGGTGCGCCATCATTTGGATCCGGTGGCAGCATTGCGCAATTATTCGGTCGAGAAAGCCGAACTGCCCGGATTTCATGGGGCCGAGGATGCCCAGGCCATGCAGGACCCGGCACACGTCGAAGCGATTGCCGCTTCTAACACACTGGCTCCTGTTAGCCTGAGCGACGATGACGTCAGCGCCATCCTGAGTTTCCTCAGCACTCTGGAGGACCCGGCAGTTCGGTTGGGTGTGCCCAAGGCAGTTCCCAGTGGTTTGCCCGTTGACCAATAG
- a CDS encoding aldose epimerase family protein, which translates to MTDQSSATIERVTLQDGDMSVALLNYGAITQGWWMGQTPLILGYDSPQDYLTDPYYLGATVGRVANRISGARFDLLGETCRLTANEGQNTLHGGGTGLSRRHWNFREVSRNQAVLSVVSPGGDGGFPGSVRFELGVELKFPRLTYTITARPDRPTPISIAQHNYYTLGCSQGILDCRLKLNADQFLELNESAVPTGRILNTKDENLDFSCRRIIGQETGCLDHYFVFADGRDVKMPVAEVDAPTGLSMKVYSDQPGAQVYAAAHLSDPFRPGAALCIEPAGYTDAVNHPAFPSVICTPEKPYHQNLTLEIDGVRT; encoded by the coding sequence ATGACGGATCAGTCTTCTGCGACCATTGAGCGGGTCACCTTGCAAGACGGTGACATGTCTGTTGCCTTGCTGAACTATGGCGCGATCACACAAGGTTGGTGGATGGGACAAACGCCGTTGATACTGGGCTATGACTCTCCGCAGGATTACCTCACAGATCCGTATTATCTGGGCGCAACTGTCGGACGCGTGGCCAACCGCATCAGCGGAGCCCGGTTCGACTTGCTGGGCGAAACCTGTCGCTTGACCGCGAATGAGGGGCAAAACACCTTGCATGGCGGCGGGACCGGGTTGTCCAGAAGACACTGGAATTTCCGTGAAGTTTCTAGAAATCAAGCTGTTCTGTCCGTGGTTTCACCTGGCGGCGACGGCGGCTTCCCCGGCTCAGTGCGGTTTGAGTTGGGCGTAGAGCTTAAGTTCCCGCGCCTGACCTACACGATCACCGCGCGTCCGGATCGACCCACGCCGATCAGCATCGCGCAGCATAATTATTACACTCTTGGCTGTTCGCAGGGCATTCTCGATTGTCGTCTCAAATTAAATGCCGATCAGTTTCTGGAACTAAACGAAAGCGCTGTTCCCACAGGCCGCATTCTGAACACCAAGGACGAAAATCTGGATTTCTCGTGCCGTCGAATTATTGGTCAAGAAACAGGCTGTCTTGACCATTACTTCGTGTTTGCGGACGGGAGAGATGTGAAAATGCCTGTGGCAGAAGTCGACGCACCAACGGGTTTAAGTATGAAAGTCTATTCCGATCAACCCGGTGCTCAGGTCTATGCGGCGGCGCATTTGTCGGATCCGTTCAGACCTGGGGCAGCGCTTTGCATTGAACCCGCCGGATACACGGACGCGGTCAACCATCCCGCGTTCCCGTCTGTGATCTGCACGCCGGAAAAGCCATATCATCAGAACCTTACGTTAGAGATAGATGGGGTGCGCACATGA
- the xylB gene encoding xylulokinase, whose amino-acid sequence MYLGLDLGTSGLRGIVVDDGGRVLADAEAGVETSTPRSGWSEQAPSDWIKACQKVVVQLRQANSAAFSAVRAIGLSGHMHGATLLDHEGSVLRPCILWNDTRSASEAAELDGSTGMREVTGNIVFPGFTAPKLEWVRVHEPEIFEKVSKVLLPKDYLRFWLTGEYISDVSDSAGTAWLDVGRREWSDTALELGHMRRDQMPQLVEGSAVGGQLRTEILQSWGLTGPVLIAGGAGDNAAAACGIGSIQEGTGFLSLGTSGVLLVAKESYAPAPETAVHCFCHAVPDRWIQMGVILSATNSLNWLSRNVGQPVSALASALPDRIDGPSDTTFLPYLSGERTPHNDSAIRGAFLGLDIAADPKALTQSVMEGVAFAMRDCLEALRGTGTTPQSLLVVGGGARSRFWLETLATALNTPLALPKGSEFGAATGAARLAVCASERADPKDIMTPPDISEVILPRTELCDGYDDAYERYRQYYRALSPLSVQR is encoded by the coding sequence GTGTATCTTGGTCTGGATCTGGGGACATCCGGTCTCCGCGGTATTGTTGTGGACGACGGGGGGCGTGTGCTTGCGGATGCCGAAGCGGGTGTTGAAACCTCAACGCCGCGCTCTGGCTGGTCGGAGCAAGCGCCATCGGACTGGATCAAGGCTTGCCAAAAGGTGGTTGTCCAATTGCGCCAGGCGAATTCTGCAGCGTTTTCTGCTGTGCGTGCCATTGGGCTAAGCGGGCATATGCATGGTGCCACGTTACTTGACCACGAAGGCTCGGTGTTGCGGCCATGTATCTTGTGGAATGACACGCGATCCGCGTCCGAAGCAGCCGAGTTAGACGGTTCCACCGGGATGCGCGAGGTTACAGGGAATATCGTTTTTCCAGGATTTACGGCGCCAAAGCTGGAATGGGTGCGCGTACATGAACCCGAGATCTTCGAAAAAGTGTCTAAGGTTCTGCTTCCCAAGGATTACCTGCGTTTTTGGCTCACAGGCGAATATATCAGTGACGTGTCGGACAGTGCCGGGACAGCGTGGCTGGATGTTGGTCGCCGCGAATGGTCTGACACGGCGCTTGAGCTGGGGCATATGCGCCGAGATCAGATGCCTCAACTGGTAGAAGGCAGCGCAGTTGGAGGGCAATTACGGACCGAGATCTTGCAGAGCTGGGGCCTGACCGGGCCTGTACTGATTGCAGGAGGAGCAGGAGATAACGCTGCAGCAGCCTGCGGTATCGGCAGCATCCAAGAAGGCACGGGTTTTCTGTCACTGGGAACTTCGGGGGTGCTGCTGGTGGCGAAAGAAAGCTATGCGCCCGCGCCGGAAACGGCGGTTCATTGCTTTTGCCACGCGGTGCCAGACCGTTGGATTCAAATGGGTGTCATCCTGTCCGCCACAAACAGTCTGAACTGGCTTTCACGCAACGTTGGGCAGCCTGTTTCAGCGCTGGCGTCTGCCTTGCCGGACCGGATCGATGGGCCCTCGGATACGACTTTTCTGCCTTACCTGTCGGGCGAGCGGACACCCCATAACGACAGCGCCATCAGGGGGGCATTTCTGGGGTTGGATATAGCGGCGGATCCCAAGGCGCTGACACAGTCTGTAATGGAAGGTGTCGCCTTTGCCATGCGCGATTGCCTTGAGGCGCTCAGGGGTACGGGAACAACGCCCCAAAGTCTTCTCGTCGTGGGGGGCGGGGCACGATCGCGGTTTTGGCTGGAAACGCTGGCGACTGCTCTGAACACACCGCTGGCTTTGCCCAAGGGAAGTGAGTTTGGCGCAGCGACTGGCGCGGCACGTCTGGCCGTCTGCGCCTCTGAACGGGCAGATCCAAAGGACATTATGACCCCGCCGGACATTTCCGAGGTCATTTTGCCCAGAACAGAACTGTGCGATGGGTATGATGACGCGTACGAACGCTATCGCCAATATTACAGGGCCCTGTCGCCGCTGTCGGTGCAAAGATGA
- a CDS encoding CHASE2 domain-containing protein, with translation MSKKIHKPKNGRWAFRLVGLILILLGCTVRALDPYPVRMTRLIYFDVLQRLSPREFNPDLPIRVVDIDEDALANWGQWPWPRTLVTQMVQNLGEYGAAAIAFDMLFAEPDRYSPSRLLNDPSLAGILTVEHHAKRLDNDVLLGMEIAYWPVVLGAAARLSEEGKSIAAKAGIVEFGENPTAGLISVPHWTPIAPPLDRTAAGIGGVNVSPIGGTGIVRRVPVLWDGPDGPMPGLAIESLRVALGETNIFAEGAVDEEGIMLAVEVGGYQVPTTENGELWLKYRRDTPDLYISANDVMKGSSDASLRAEIEGRIILVGTSAAGLFDIHQTALGESVPGVSIHAQMIEQVLTQDMLSRSDVTAAQELLAFVFLGLVVIAVMSSFGAVASFVAGGIAAAAVLSISWMVFQNQSVLFDATFPLIGGMANFGLLAGYLFISTEREKREIRKVFSHYVAPEILDEMEYSGHQLQLGGETQEITVMFSDIRGFTSLSESASATELVSVLNALFSKIGDQVLYERGTIDKFIGDAIMAFWNAPIPVADHPCRAAFAALKMRDALADFNASDIMKSRQPIALATGIATGQACVGNIGSEKRFNYTVIGDVVNVSARLEQSCRTVDYDIVVSNGVAQAGQADLALLEAGHVDLKGKANPEPVYVLVGDKLVLETAAFKDLKVLHSELISAITGRHPQSRIEDLCRCCEGLAENIEPGLRRFYRALLGRTADFRSDIPAGELIFTRYNQRLGSE, from the coding sequence GTGAGCAAAAAGATACATAAACCCAAGAACGGGCGATGGGCCTTTCGTCTGGTGGGGTTGATCCTGATCCTACTTGGCTGCACTGTACGAGCATTGGATCCTTACCCTGTTCGCATGACGCGTTTGATCTACTTCGACGTTTTGCAAAGGTTGTCCCCGCGAGAGTTCAATCCGGATCTTCCCATACGCGTCGTGGATATCGATGAAGATGCTTTGGCCAATTGGGGGCAGTGGCCCTGGCCACGCACTTTGGTTACGCAGATGGTGCAAAACCTTGGGGAATACGGTGCTGCAGCCATCGCATTCGATATGCTGTTTGCGGAGCCGGACAGGTATTCGCCGTCACGGCTTTTAAACGATCCGTCATTGGCTGGCATTCTGACGGTGGAACACCACGCCAAGCGGCTGGACAATGATGTGCTGCTGGGTATGGAAATTGCCTATTGGCCAGTGGTTCTGGGTGCCGCCGCGCGGTTGTCTGAGGAAGGCAAAAGTATCGCGGCCAAAGCGGGTATCGTCGAATTTGGAGAAAATCCCACTGCGGGTCTGATCTCGGTTCCACATTGGACGCCTATTGCGCCTCCGCTGGATCGTACTGCCGCCGGTATTGGTGGAGTCAACGTCTCACCCATCGGCGGAACAGGCATCGTGCGCCGCGTGCCGGTGCTTTGGGATGGGCCGGATGGGCCTATGCCTGGTCTGGCTATAGAGTCTTTGCGGGTCGCGTTGGGAGAAACCAATATCTTCGCCGAAGGCGCTGTGGACGAAGAAGGGATCATGTTGGCGGTTGAGGTTGGCGGATACCAGGTGCCAACGACCGAGAATGGCGAGCTTTGGCTGAAGTATCGGCGAGACACACCCGACCTGTATATTTCGGCCAACGACGTTATGAAGGGTTCTTCGGATGCGTCTTTACGGGCCGAAATCGAAGGGCGCATAATACTCGTCGGAACATCCGCTGCCGGATTGTTCGACATTCATCAAACGGCGCTTGGGGAAAGCGTTCCCGGTGTTTCCATTCATGCGCAGATGATCGAACAGGTTCTGACCCAAGACATGCTCAGCCGTTCTGACGTGACGGCTGCGCAAGAACTGCTTGCTTTTGTCTTTCTGGGGCTTGTGGTCATCGCCGTCATGTCCAGCTTCGGCGCTGTCGCGTCTTTCGTCGCCGGAGGTATTGCCGCAGCTGCAGTTCTTTCGATCAGTTGGATGGTCTTTCAAAACCAATCGGTGTTGTTCGACGCAACATTTCCTTTGATCGGCGGCATGGCAAATTTCGGTCTTTTGGCGGGGTACCTGTTCATATCGACCGAGCGCGAAAAGCGTGAGATCCGAAAGGTGTTCTCGCATTACGTCGCCCCTGAGATCCTTGATGAAATGGAGTACTCGGGTCACCAACTGCAACTGGGGGGGGAAACTCAGGAAATCACGGTGATGTTTTCAGATATCCGTGGGTTCACCTCTCTGTCCGAGTCGGCATCCGCCACTGAACTTGTTTCAGTACTGAATGCGTTGTTCTCCAAAATCGGGGACCAGGTGTTGTACGAGCGGGGAACGATCGACAAGTTCATTGGCGACGCAATAATGGCCTTTTGGAATGCGCCAATACCCGTCGCGGACCATCCGTGTCGCGCGGCATTCGCCGCGCTCAAGATGCGGGATGCTTTGGCGGACTTCAACGCATCCGACATTATGAAAAGCCGTCAACCCATTGCATTGGCAACAGGAATTGCCACTGGGCAGGCGTGTGTTGGTAACATCGGGTCCGAAAAACGTTTCAACTATACTGTCATCGGCGATGTCGTGAACGTTTCGGCACGGCTCGAACAAAGCTGCCGTACGGTCGACTATGACATTGTTGTTTCAAACGGGGTTGCTCAAGCCGGGCAAGCGGACCTGGCCCTGTTGGAAGCCGGACATGTTGATCTGAAAGGCAAAGCCAACCCGGAACCTGTGTACGTGTTGGTAGGTGACAAACTTGTGCTGGAGACTGCGGCGTTCAAAGACCTCAAAGTTCTGCACAGCGAATTGATTTCTGCGATCACTGGTCGACACCCGCAAAGCAGAATTGAAGATTTGTGCCGGTGCTGCGAGGGCTTGGCTGAAAATATCGAACCTGGGCTGCGCCGGTTCTATCGCGCGCTTCTTGGGCGAACGGCCGATTTCAGATCAGACATACCTGCAGGTGAGCTTATCTTCACCAGATACAATCAAAGGCTTGGATCTGAGTAG
- a CDS encoding FecR domain-containing protein, whose product MSWLKIVLVLCFVVIMPLQAVASIGKVISAKQGAQLIREGKAQPVYSGMDVVSGDTISTDRTGLIQIVFVDDTKIAIGPNARMVLDVTLLRGNRKAKNFAVQALGGSFRFISGKSRKRAYSIKTPSATMAVRGTTFDMWVVSEQQSAMLVLEGTVRMCGLKGSCRSSGRQCSMYATGGSGAVGRPASQAQYEQALQSGFPFVQSQEGLLPPLQVRVEGCAGEAAPIRRVKPNRAEPRAAPLERGERTTTVEATPSASPAPSGQSEPEHVDPDPQEPEYEDPDPQEPDYEDPDPQEPEREETDPEDPDLQEPERE is encoded by the coding sequence TTGTCGTGGTTAAAGATTGTGTTGGTTCTTTGCTTTGTTGTGATCATGCCGTTGCAAGCCGTTGCCAGCATTGGAAAAGTTATCAGTGCCAAGCAAGGTGCCCAGCTTATTCGTGAGGGAAAAGCTCAGCCTGTGTATTCAGGGATGGATGTCGTGTCAGGGGATACGATTTCCACGGACCGGACTGGGTTGATCCAAATTGTCTTTGTGGATGACACCAAGATCGCAATCGGCCCCAACGCGCGCATGGTGTTGGATGTGACTCTTTTACGTGGCAATCGTAAAGCCAAGAACTTTGCTGTTCAGGCGCTTGGCGGCAGCTTTCGGTTTATTTCCGGCAAAAGCCGAAAGAGGGCTTATTCGATAAAAACACCTTCAGCGACGATGGCGGTTCGCGGCACAACTTTCGATATGTGGGTCGTGTCGGAACAGCAAAGCGCGATGCTTGTGCTTGAGGGGACTGTCCGAATGTGCGGCCTCAAGGGATCCTGCAGATCTTCGGGGCGTCAGTGCAGCATGTACGCGACAGGCGGCAGCGGAGCCGTCGGGCGCCCTGCCAGCCAGGCACAATATGAACAGGCGTTACAAAGCGGGTTTCCCTTTGTTCAATCCCAGGAAGGTCTTTTGCCACCGTTGCAAGTAAGGGTCGAAGGCTGTGCCGGGGAAGCTGCGCCGATACGACGTGTCAAACCCAATAGGGCAGAGCCACGCGCAGCGCCTTTGGAACGTGGGGAGAGAACGACCACGGTGGAAGCGACGCCATCCGCAAGCCCGGCCCCTTCAGGGCAAAGTGAGCCCGAACACGTGGATCCCGATCCGCAAGAGCCCGAGTACGAGGATCCTGATCCACAAGAGCCGGATTATGAGGACCCCGATCCGCAAGAACCTGAACGCGAAGAAACTGACCCTGAAGATCCCGACCTACAAGAGCCTGAAAGGGAATAG
- a CDS encoding MotA/TolQ/ExbB proton channel family protein translates to MSPLTALREIFALGGPVVAILIAMSVLTLAVTLYKLWQFAVCGVGRHTVLSEALAAWDAGDQNAARAKLTGSKSYLAPIVGAAMDASDVPGADDRLDAEASLVLAGLERGFRLLDTVAQLAPLLGLFGTVLGMISAFQSLQAAGSSVDPSVLAGGIWVALITTAVGLAVAMPTSMVLSWLESRTARERVFADKALRTVLVPGPSITSAVEAGAVSVAPEHA, encoded by the coding sequence ATGAGTCCACTGACCGCACTTCGCGAAATCTTTGCCCTTGGTGGGCCCGTCGTCGCGATCCTGATCGCGATGTCGGTTCTGACACTGGCCGTCACGCTTTACAAACTCTGGCAATTTGCGGTCTGTGGTGTCGGTCGGCACACGGTTCTGTCCGAAGCACTCGCCGCGTGGGACGCAGGTGACCAGAATGCAGCACGCGCAAAGCTGACTGGCAGCAAAAGCTATCTTGCGCCTATCGTTGGCGCTGCAATGGACGCATCGGATGTGCCCGGTGCCGATGACAGGCTGGATGCCGAGGCGAGCCTTGTTCTCGCCGGGTTGGAGCGAGGCTTCCGCCTGCTGGACACAGTGGCACAGCTTGCACCCTTGTTGGGTCTTTTTGGCACGGTTCTGGGTATGATCAGCGCATTCCAAAGCCTGCAAGCCGCAGGGTCATCAGTTGATCCATCGGTTCTGGCCGGTGGGATTTGGGTGGCCTTGATTACAACTGCCGTAGGTCTGGCCGTTGCAATGCCGACTTCGATGGTTTTGTCCTGGCTGGAAAGTCGCACCGCACGCGAGCGTGTTTTTGCGGACAAGGCTCTTCGCACGGTTCTGGTGCCAGGACCCTCGATAACAAGCGCAGTAGAGGCTGGCGCGGTCTCAGTTGCACCGGAACATGCGTAA
- a CDS encoding biopolymer transporter ExbD: MTPLIDVIFLLLLFFMLSSTFSRFSEIELSSAAAGGSSDAEPTERFFVQLGATRAVLNGQPMSLDDLAEQTLTGQVLVSLDNDTSAQRLVDLLVRLRGREGLTVSVLE, from the coding sequence ATGACGCCCCTGATCGATGTGATCTTTCTGCTTTTGCTGTTTTTCATGCTGTCCTCGACCTTTTCACGGTTCAGCGAGATTGAACTCAGCAGTGCGGCTGCGGGCGGGTCAAGCGACGCGGAACCAACCGAGCGCTTTTTTGTTCAACTTGGCGCCACGCGGGCGGTGTTGAATGGCCAGCCCATGTCGCTTGACGACTTGGCCGAGCAAACCCTGACCGGTCAGGTTCTGGTCAGCCTTGATAACGACACGTCCGCACAACGTCTTGTGGATCTTCTTGTTCGGCTGCGTGGTCGCGAAGGTCTGACGGTTAGCGTGCTGGAGTAA
- a CDS encoding biopolymer transporter ExbD, with protein MIRKIRPGRHRDSTIPLINVVFLILIFFLIAGTIAPPLDSELDLVNTADLEGREPPDALVLYPDGTLRFRGRPISAEAFMQDHDGGPVRIVPDRNAPAPVLMEITSNLRRLGAPSVFLVTEQALE; from the coding sequence ATGATCCGCAAAATCCGACCCGGCCGACACCGAGATTCAACTATTCCGCTGATCAATGTCGTCTTCCTCATTCTGATCTTTTTTCTGATCGCGGGCACGATAGCGCCGCCGCTGGACTCAGAACTGGATCTGGTAAACACCGCAGATCTTGAAGGCCGCGAGCCCCCAGATGCGCTTGTCCTGTATCCGGATGGCACGTTGCGCTTTCGAGGCAGACCGATAAGCGCCGAGGCATTCATGCAAGACCACGACGGCGGGCCTGTGCGGATCGTGCCGGATAGAAATGCACCTGCCCCCGTGTTGATGGAGATTACCAGCAATCTGCGCCGGTTAGGTGCGCCTTCGGTTTTTCTGGTGACAGAACAGGCCCTCGAATGA
- a CDS encoding TonB family protein produces the protein MIRRSLFVALLAISVSVLVHIGGLTLTVPNFSNQATGEDQTDTVELGNTFEEFVDTQLEPVQPELTEAPPPPEEPPVEPREAEIPTSDARVASPDPKQTYAPDTGDSTIIQPRAPDEAVTEPVEQALDDNGESAEAAGSDTATENPEATPDQTISPVEPSSVEEPVNDVQIAALPPELSPVDTEEAETIEPVTPDTALNPLEDDADVPLPEAESDQTDQAPTSSLRPRPPNRNAQTEQPRSLEVFRNFDNLRFPEQTVESPLTAFKREGVDVFRQSRGSNRSGGRGPGNSDTTNYAGEVLVHLNRAPIVYVAARGYARVFFQIDPDGSLAWVEVVESSGSPDIERAAKEQVRTAAPFPRPPGGASRKLSFYYQIR, from the coding sequence ATGATCCGGCGGTCTTTATTCGTCGCACTCCTTGCGATCTCGGTTTCTGTGCTGGTGCATATTGGGGGCCTAACCCTGACTGTGCCAAACTTTTCAAACCAAGCCACCGGAGAAGACCAAACTGACACTGTCGAGCTAGGCAATACATTCGAAGAGTTTGTCGATACCCAACTTGAACCCGTTCAGCCGGAGCTGACCGAAGCTCCGCCCCCGCCAGAAGAACCACCAGTTGAGCCGCGCGAGGCCGAAATTCCCACAAGCGATGCCCGTGTCGCGTCGCCCGACCCAAAGCAAACCTATGCGCCCGATACCGGAGACTCGACGATCATTCAGCCCAGAGCGCCTGACGAAGCCGTCACCGAACCTGTGGAACAAGCCCTTGATGACAATGGTGAAAGCGCTGAAGCCGCAGGGTCCGATACCGCGACTGAAAACCCGGAAGCAACGCCCGATCAAACCATTTCCCCGGTCGAGCCCTCTTCTGTCGAAGAACCGGTAAATGACGTACAGATTGCCGCATTGCCACCCGAGCTCTCTCCGGTCGACACCGAAGAAGCTGAAACCATCGAGCCCGTGACACCGGATACAGCGTTGAACCCTTTGGAGGATGACGCTGATGTGCCTCTTCCCGAAGCGGAATCAGACCAAACGGATCAGGCCCCTACATCGTCGCTTCGACCACGACCACCAAATCGCAATGCGCAAACAGAACAGCCAAGATCATTGGAGGTTTTCAGAAACTTCGACAATCTGCGCTTTCCCGAACAGACAGTTGAATCGCCTCTCACGGCCTTCAAACGAGAAGGTGTGGATGTCTTCCGACAAAGCAGAGGCAGCAATCGGTCTGGGGGACGTGGCCCCGGAAACTCGGACACAACAAACTATGCCGGTGAGGTTCTGGTTCATTTGAACCGAGCGCCAATCGTCTACGTTGCTGCGCGCGGATATGCGCGCGTTTTTTTTCAGATTGATCCCGATGGCTCTTTGGCTTGGGTCGAAGTCGTCGAAAGCTCTGGCTCACCCGACATAGAACGTGCCGCAAAGGAACAGGTCCGAACCGCCGCACCTTTCCCACGCCCGCCCGGAGGCGCCAGTCGCAAGCTGTCATTCTATTACCAGATACGGTGA
- a CDS encoding LysR family transcriptional regulator, with amino-acid sequence MIELKPIRVLRAVSDQKSFSLAARELGIAPASATRIIAQLEKDLGTQLLVRTTRQVSLTSAGATVLAQYRPLLEGFEEVTRNLQRANQPDKGHLRLTAPVSLGVTLLPQVISGFRLVYPNISVEINFTDTLLDVIEENCDLAVRVSGPPTDKSTIWRKLCEVPRHMIAAPSLFDRIPRPDHPRDLNPDFLMSYSAQGRSETWEFSHAGSNVSIQAGGKVISNNGDFLYALAVAGDGICVLPDFITYKGLASGQVEQVMPNWSITSLWLTLYYPPYEQLPPIVGTFAEYFEAFVQSHPNLETTA; translated from the coding sequence ATGATCGAGCTTAAGCCCATCCGCGTCCTGCGCGCTGTATCAGACCAGAAAAGCTTTTCCTTGGCCGCGCGCGAACTGGGTATCGCTCCGGCATCAGCAACACGCATCATAGCGCAGCTTGAGAAAGACCTCGGCACACAGCTTCTGGTACGCACCACACGTCAAGTTTCATTAACCAGCGCCGGAGCAACTGTCCTTGCGCAGTACCGACCGTTGTTGGAGGGGTTTGAGGAGGTTACACGAAACCTTCAACGGGCCAACCAACCTGACAAGGGCCATCTGCGTCTGACCGCGCCGGTATCACTGGGCGTAACTTTGCTGCCGCAAGTGATCTCGGGGTTTCGTCTCGTCTATCCGAATATTTCAGTCGAGATCAACTTCACCGATACCCTGCTCGATGTGATCGAGGAAAACTGCGATTTAGCTGTACGTGTATCGGGCCCGCCTACCGATAAATCAACAATTTGGCGCAAACTGTGCGAAGTCCCACGACACATGATTGCTGCGCCGTCTCTGTTTGACCGCATTCCCAGGCCTGATCATCCGCGCGATCTGAACCCAGACTTTCTTATGTCATACAGCGCGCAAGGTCGCTCCGAAACCTGGGAATTCTCTCATGCAGGTAGCAACGTTTCGATTCAAGCAGGCGGAAAGGTAATCTCCAACAATGGAGACTTCCTCTACGCTCTTGCGGTCGCTGGAGACGGCATATGTGTTCTACCCGATTTCATAACTTACAAGGGATTGGCCAGCGGGCAAGTCGAGCAGGTGATGCCAAACTGGTCTATCACATCGTTGTGGCTTACGCTGTACTACCCGCCATACGAACAACTCCCACCGATCGTCGGAACGTTTGCCGAGTACTTTGAAGCGTTTGTGCAGAGCCATCCGAACCTGGAAACAACAGCTTAG